A window of Lentibacillus sp. Marseille-P4043 contains these coding sequences:
- a CDS encoding LolA family protein, which produces MKKKFSIWLLIVFGLILLLAACGEKSQEDVLKKLDEKVDEMSGYKAKAEMKMNTGQESQKYKIDIWHKKKDFYRVSLKNDQDEKGSQIILKNKDGVFVLTPALNKSFKFQTNWPDNSSQPYLYQSLVDDIKGDKEAEFKVSDSHYIFQTKTNYQSNNNLPYQEIHFDKKTYTPVLVKVLDKDKNALVEVKFSDFNTKPSFKDDDFAMEKNMTSGDADAPVSTNENAESLTVVFPLYMAGAELAEQKEIATENGKRVVMTYVGEKSFTLIEEQTEVAPTLSSPQEVRGDIVNLGHTIGALSDNTIEWNNNGVNFYLASEDLTKEELIEVAKSVQGKAVK; this is translated from the coding sequence AGTATCTGGTTATTGATTGTCTTTGGTCTAATTCTGTTACTTGCTGCCTGTGGGGAAAAGTCTCAAGAAGATGTCCTTAAAAAACTAGATGAAAAAGTAGATGAGATGAGTGGGTATAAGGCTAAAGCGGAAATGAAAATGAATACCGGACAGGAAAGCCAGAAATATAAGATTGATATTTGGCATAAGAAAAAAGATTTTTATCGTGTTTCACTAAAGAATGATCAAGATGAAAAAGGCAGTCAAATCATTTTAAAGAATAAAGATGGTGTCTTTGTTCTTACCCCTGCCTTGAATAAAAGCTTCAAATTCCAAACAAACTGGCCAGATAATAGCAGTCAACCCTACCTTTACCAATCACTTGTAGATGACATTAAGGGGGATAAAGAAGCTGAATTTAAAGTGAGTGATTCACATTACATTTTCCAAACCAAAACAAATTACCAAAGCAATAACAATTTACCATATCAGGAAATACACTTTGATAAAAAGACTTATACACCAGTGTTAGTTAAGGTTTTGGATAAAGATAAAAACGCACTTGTCGAGGTGAAATTCTCTGACTTCAATACAAAGCCAAGCTTTAAAGACGATGACTTTGCAATGGAAAAAAATATGACTAGCGGTGATGCTGATGCACCCGTGTCTACTAATGAAAATGCCGAATCATTGACTGTTGTATTCCCGTTATACATGGCTGGCGCTGAACTTGCAGAGCAAAAAGAAATTGCAACTGAAAATGGAAAACGCGTTGTGATGACATACGTAGGAGAAAAGAGTTTCACATTAATTGAAGAACAGACGGAGGTAGCGCCAACACTTTCCTCTCCACAGGAAGTAAGAGGTGACATTGTCAATCTAGGGCATACAATTGGCGCACTTTCAGATAATACAATTGAGTGGAACAATAATGGCGTGAATTTTTATTTAGCGAGTGAAGACCTAACAAAAGAGGAACTAATTGAAGTAGCAAAATCCGTTCAAGGCAAAGCAGTGAAGTAA